The window CATCATCACTGCCAGGTACTGTCTTACTCTCTTTTTCATCCTTTTCACGCTTCCCTTTCTTTCTTAGGCCCTTCCCCTGTGCCCTTTTATATGTATTGTTAAGATATTTTCCTTTATACTTCTTTAAGACCCCCTCCCCTCCCTTTTCGGCTCACCTTTTTTCCCTTTTTTTTATTTTTTTGCTTTTTTTCTTTTTCAATGCTATGATAAAACAAAAACTAAGGAGATTCTTGCCATGCCGCAGCCTTCCTATTATGAATTTGACCGCCTTGTCGACCGCCGCCATATGGGCAGCCTCAAGGAGGCCCTCGCTCCTCCGGGATGGGATCAAGGCCCCCTCCCCTCCTTCGATGGCGCTGAGATGGATTTTCCCACCGCTCCCAGTATTCTCCGGCAGATGCGTGCTCTCGTGGACAACGGCCTTTTCGGCTATACCCTAGCCGATGCTTCCTATCGCGAGCATGTTTGCTGGTGGATGAAGGAGGTCCGTCAATGGGAGATCCGTCCCGAATGGATCGTTCCCTCTCCGGGCACCATTCACTCCGTCGCCACCGCCATCCGCCTGCTCACTCAGGAGGGTGACGCCGTTCTCGTGCAAAGCCCCGAATATCCCCGATATGCACAAGCCATTTCGCGGCTCGGCCGCAAAGTGCTCACGTGCCCGCTCTTATGGCGCGATGGCCGGTACGAAATGGACTGGCAGCAGCTTGCGCTGCAGATGCCCCGGACCAAGCTTATGGTGCTGTGCAATCCGCATAACCCGACCGGGCGCGTTTGGTCGGCTGAGGAATGCGCCCGCCTGATGCAGCTTGCCGATGCCTGCGGAGCTAAGATTATCAGCGATGAAATCTTTGCGGAGGTCGTATGGGACGGGCACCGCACAACGCCATGCGGTCATATGACGATCACTTCTTTGGGGAAAACCTTTAATTTCACGGGGGTAAACCATGCGAACGTGATCATTGCTGATGAGGATCTGCGCCGGCAGTGGATCCTCCAGCGCGATGCGGATCATTTTGGCAGCATTGATCCTTGGGTATATGCGGCGATTAAGGGCGCCTATTGTCCCGAGGGCAAGGCATGGGTAGAGGCTATGCTCGCTTATGTGAATGAAAACCGGCTGCAGCTGCTGGCGCAGGATTGGTCCGGGCTAACGGCTGTTCGTCCAGAGGGGACCTATGTGATATGGCTGCGGCTTGCTGGCTTTGATACGGAGGAGGCGGCGCTTCGTTTTCTGCGGGAGGATGCCGGCATCATCGCTACGCCGGGCAGCGAATATGGCGAGACCGGATGGTTCCGCATGAATATGGCCACGCCGCATCGTTTTTGGCAAAAGGCAGTGGCGCAGCTGGGGCAGGCGCTGCGCCGTAGAGGGATTAAATAGCAGCAGCAAAAAACCGATATAAGCGCATCAAAAAATGTATGCCGCTTATATCGGTTTTTCTATTTGCAATGCTTTATGGCCAATCAAGATGGCGCTTTCGTCTGCAGATCGATTAACGATAATCACACCTTTGGCATTGAATCATGGGCATTTCCTTATTTTCCTTATAAAATATACCTGCCCATTTGCAGATGCTTTGTAAAATAGGAACTACCGACAGCCCTTTCTCAGACAAGGAATATTCAACTCTGGGCGGAATCTCATCATAGGATTTTCGTAAAACAATACCATTTGCAATCAAATCCTTTAAAGTAGCTGCCAGAACGGCATCTGTGATATTGCCCATTTCTTTGCGAATTTCACTGTACCGAAGCGTCCCTAGAGTTGCCAGCACACAAATGATACGTGAATTCCATTTGCCGCCAAATAACTCCATACCATACTCCAAGGGACAGCGGATATCTTTTTCCAGTTTCCTTTTATATGCCATATTTTGTGCTTCCTTCCTCTTACCTGCCAACAACAAAGCGGATGCAAGTCATTCCCTGCATCCGCTTTGAAATTCTCATTACAGGACTTTTTTATTATCTGTGCCGGGAGTCGTGACGATTACCTTCTCTGGTGTAATCATCAAAGCGCCTTTAGCAGTAGCGGCCCCATTAAACATTTTTTCTACCATGGTTTTGAAGGCGCTTACGACTTCCCCTTCGGTAACATAGCTGGCGATGCCTTGGATTTGATAGCCTTCCAGACTCTTTGCATCATATACGGAGATCGCAATCCTGCCTCCATTTTCCTGAA is drawn from Lachnospiraceae bacterium and contains these coding sequences:
- a CDS encoding aminotransferase class I/II-fold pyridoxal phosphate-dependent enzyme — protein: MPQPSYYEFDRLVDRRHMGSLKEALAPPGWDQGPLPSFDGAEMDFPTAPSILRQMRALVDNGLFGYTLADASYREHVCWWMKEVRQWEIRPEWIVPSPGTIHSVATAIRLLTQEGDAVLVQSPEYPRYAQAISRLGRKVLTCPLLWRDGRYEMDWQQLALQMPRTKLMVLCNPHNPTGRVWSAEECARLMQLADACGAKIISDEIFAEVVWDGHRTTPCGHMTITSLGKTFNFTGVNHANVIIADEDLRRQWILQRDADHFGSIDPWVYAAIKGAYCPEGKAWVEAMLAYVNENRLQLLAQDWSGLTAVRPEGTYVIWLRLAGFDTEEAALRFLREDAGIIATPGSEYGETGWFRMNMATPHRFWQKAVAQLGQALRRRGIK
- a CDS encoding helix-turn-helix transcriptional regulator; this translates as MAYKRKLEKDIRCPLEYGMELFGGKWNSRIICVLATLGTLRYSEIRKEMGNITDAVLAATLKDLIANGIVLRKSYDEIPPRVEYSLSEKGLSVVPILQSICKWAGIFYKENKEMPMIQCQRCDYR
- a CDS encoding pyridoxamine 5'-phosphate oxidase family protein, giving the protein MLNDSVKKLLKDNMWDLATCAGGKPNVVPVAFKDVTEDGNLVVGDVFLETTLRNIQENGGRIAISVYDAKSLEGYQIQGIASYVTEGEVVSAFKTMVEKMFNGAATAKGALMITPEKVIVTTPGTDNKKVL